A genome region from Ligilactobacillus cholophilus includes the following:
- a CDS encoding lipoate--protein ligase translates to MQYYAMKTNDIRTNLATEQYLMNSDKITLPFMLFYIENPCIIVGRNQNTMEEINDEYCRNHNITVTRRLSGGGAMYQDLGNLCFSFIVPANDQRFGDFKDLVKPIVDALHEMGATQAEVTGRNDIVIEGKKFSGNAMYTRNGRTFSHGTLMFDVNTDAVADALKVPKDKIESKGIKSVRARVTNIKKYLKPEYQNLNTFEFRDELIKKIWNVDTIEEAQKFEYHLTKSDEEEIKKIQDKTYNNWDWVYGQSPKFTVQKRKHFTGGTIDARFDVEDGHVKNVKIYGDFFGIKNVEDVEKALIGKEYNADVLKETLENINLNNYFHGIPAEDIINLIALQH, encoded by the coding sequence ATGCAATACTACGCAATGAAAACAAACGATATTAGAACTAATCTTGCTACAGAACAATATTTAATGAATTCAGATAAAATTACATTACCATTTATGTTATTTTATATTGAAAATCCATGTATTATTGTTGGTCGAAACCAAAATACAATGGAAGAAATCAATGATGAATACTGCCGAAATCATAATATTACGGTTACTCGACGCCTTTCAGGTGGTGGAGCAATGTATCAAGATTTAGGAAATCTATGTTTTAGTTTTATTGTGCCTGCAAATGATCAAAGATTTGGTGATTTCAAAGATTTAGTCAAACCTATCGTTGATGCATTACATGAAATGGGAGCTACACAAGCTGAAGTAACAGGAAGAAATGACATTGTAATTGAGGGAAAGAAATTTTCAGGAAATGCAATGTATACGCGAAATGGTCGTACATTTAGTCACGGAACATTGATGTTTGATGTAAATACTGATGCTGTTGCTGATGCATTGAAAGTTCCTAAAGATAAAATTGAATCTAAGGGAATTAAATCTGTTCGTGCACGTGTAACAAACATCAAAAAATATTTAAAGCCTGAATACCAAAATTTAAATACCTTTGAATTTCGTGATGAATTGATTAAGAAAATTTGGAATGTTGATACAATTGAAGAAGCTCAAAAATTTGAGTATCATTTAACAAAATCTGACGAAGAAGAAATCAAAAAGATTCAAGACAAAACATATAACAATTGGGATTGGGTATATGGACAATCACCTAAATTTACAGTACAAAAAAGAAAACACTTCACAGGTGGTACGATTGATGCAAGATTTGACGTTGAGGATGGCCATGTGAAGAATGTTAAAATTTATGGTGACTTCTTTGGTATTAAAAATGTAGAAGATGTTGAAAAAGCATTGATTGGAAAAGAGTATAATGCTGACGTATTGAAGGAAACGTTAGAAAATATTAATTTAAATAACTACTTCCACGGAATTCCTGCAGAAGATATTATTAATTTAATTGCTTTACAACACTAA